Proteins from a genomic interval of Lysobacter arenosi:
- a CDS encoding ArnT family glycosyltransferase yields MRDEEQARRTFWVLWVTVLAIKLVVAARLPLFVDEAFYWLEGQHLAAAYSDLPGLTAWLTRLGTVVGGNHAFAVRLPFVLIAALVPCLMVRIAAREFGARAGWLAGCFTLLLPLAGTLGVMALPDAAMALATLLCVDAGARLLRQVSPEVALELAVGLALGALCHYRFIAVIGVGFIALAMIEEGRRALRDVRVLVAIAFGASAWAPLVAWNLDNSDAGLRFQLVDRHPWAFHADAVWFIAVQALLVTPLLFAALAVAARRGLTSAAAPERYFALLGAGVVLGFFALGFFADTERVSFHWPLPGYLALLPLLPAVLWRWPRGWQVATAWLAGLGLVANLGYYLAVSQPGLRERNAAEKWYPSNFSGWEPLAQAVRARLATMPAGTRVVADNFKIGAELGFAMGDARIAVLDHPINHKHGRAPQLRLWGLQSAGRTDWGGQPVLLVVGATEIKYRDLLQRYHDLCTMAGPLPPPEVLNIDHGRQRFMLFAMDGSRVHGDCTTPAMAWVDTPVADARVGQRFHVDGWAFKDGVGLAGIEVTLDGQVVAQAQYGRVFQGLRNVWPQSSDPQHPNVGFSAEVILTPGTFSPGRHWLGLRLRGRDGSEETWAERPILVE; encoded by the coding sequence ATGCGGGATGAAGAGCAGGCACGGCGCACGTTCTGGGTGCTGTGGGTCACGGTCCTGGCGATCAAGCTGGTCGTTGCCGCGCGTCTGCCGCTGTTCGTCGACGAGGCGTTCTACTGGCTGGAAGGCCAGCACCTGGCTGCGGCCTATTCGGACCTGCCCGGGCTGACCGCGTGGTTGACCCGCCTGGGTACCGTCGTCGGCGGCAACCATGCCTTTGCCGTACGCCTGCCGTTCGTGTTGATCGCCGCGCTGGTGCCGTGCCTGATGGTGCGCATAGCCGCACGCGAGTTCGGTGCGCGTGCCGGCTGGCTGGCCGGTTGCTTCACATTGCTGTTGCCACTGGCCGGAACCCTGGGCGTGATGGCGCTGCCGGATGCGGCGATGGCACTGGCGACGCTGTTGTGCGTCGATGCCGGTGCGCGCCTGCTGCGTCAGGTCAGTCCCGAGGTCGCGCTTGAACTCGCCGTCGGCCTGGCCTTGGGCGCGTTGTGCCATTACCGCTTCATTGCCGTCATCGGCGTGGGATTCATCGCCCTGGCGATGATCGAGGAAGGTCGCCGCGCGCTGCGCGACGTACGCGTGCTGGTGGCGATCGCGTTCGGTGCATCGGCGTGGGCGCCGCTGGTGGCCTGGAACCTCGACAACTCCGATGCCGGCTTGCGCTTCCAGCTGGTCGATCGCCATCCGTGGGCCTTCCACGCCGACGCGGTCTGGTTCATCGCGGTCCAGGCCCTGCTGGTTACGCCACTGCTGTTCGCCGCGCTGGCCGTCGCCGCGCGCAGGGGGCTGACGAGCGCGGCCGCGCCGGAGCGTTACTTCGCGCTGCTCGGCGCCGGCGTGGTCCTGGGGTTCTTCGCCCTCGGGTTTTTCGCCGATACCGAGCGCGTCAGTTTCCACTGGCCGCTGCCCGGTTACCTGGCGCTGCTGCCGCTGCTGCCTGCGGTGCTATGGCGCTGGCCGCGTGGCTGGCAGGTCGCTACCGCATGGCTGGCCGGGCTGGGGCTGGTGGCCAACCTGGGCTACTACCTGGCCGTGTCGCAGCCGGGCCTGCGCGAGCGCAATGCGGCGGAGAAGTGGTATCCGAGCAACTTCTCGGGCTGGGAGCCACTGGCACAGGCGGTACGTGCGCGCCTGGCGACGATGCCGGCCGGTACGCGCGTGGTCGCCGACAACTTCAAGATCGGCGCCGAACTGGGTTTTGCCATGGGCGATGCGCGTATCGCCGTGCTCGACCACCCCATCAACCACAAGCACGGCCGTGCGCCGCAGCTGCGGCTTTGGGGGCTACAAAGCGCAGGCCGCACCGACTGGGGCGGGCAGCCGGTGCTGCTCGTGGTGGGTGCGACCGAGATCAAGTACCGCGACCTGCTCCAGCGTTACCACGACCTGTGCACGATGGCTGGCCCGTTGCCGCCACCTGAAGTGCTGAACATCGACCATGGTCGCCAGCGCTTCATGCTGTTCGCGATGGATGGAAGCCGGGTGCACGGTGACTGCACGACACCGGCGATGGCATGGGTCGATACGCCGGTGGCCGACGCGCGCGTTGGCCAACGCTTCCACGTCGATGGCTGGGCGTTCAAGGACGGCGTCGGCCTGGCCGGCATCGAGGTCACCCTCGATGGTCAGGTCGTCGCCCAGGCGCAGTACGGGCGCGTGTTCCAGGGGCTGCGGAATGTGTGGCCGCAATCAAGCGATCCGCAGCATCCGAATGTGGGCTTCAGTGCCGAGGTCATCCTGACGCCAGGAACGTTCTCGCCGGGCCGGCATTGGCTTGGCTTGCGTCTGCGTGGGCGCGACGGCAGCGAAGAGACCTGGGCCGAGCGGCCGATCCTGGTCGAGTGA
- a CDS encoding Maf family protein, with protein sequence MPALLILASTSVYRRELLSRLRLPFDTARPDSDETPLPGEAPVALARRLAQAKAAAVAALHPDAWVIGSDQVAEFDGRPLGKPGGRQAAIDQLTGMSGRNVQFHTGVCVMKAGHQPLQALDHTVVKFRNLDAAQIERYVDAELPFDCAGSFKSEGLGISLFEAIDNRDPTALIGLPLIATARLLREAGFELP encoded by the coding sequence GTGCCCGCCCTCCTGATCCTGGCGTCGACCTCGGTCTACCGCCGTGAACTGCTGTCGCGCCTGCGCCTGCCGTTCGACACCGCCCGGCCCGACAGCGACGAGACCCCCCTGCCCGGGGAAGCGCCTGTCGCCCTCGCCCGCCGGCTGGCCCAGGCCAAGGCCGCCGCCGTGGCCGCGCTCCACCCCGACGCCTGGGTCATCGGCTCCGACCAGGTCGCCGAGTTCGACGGCCGGCCGCTGGGCAAGCCCGGCGGTCGCCAGGCGGCCATCGACCAGCTGACCGGCATGTCCGGTCGCAATGTCCAGTTCCACACCGGCGTGTGCGTGATGAAGGCCGGGCATCAGCCACTGCAGGCGCTCGACCATACGGTCGTGAAGTTCCGCAACCTGGACGCCGCCCAGATCGAGCGCTACGTCGATGCCGAGCTGCCCTTCGACTGCGCCGGCAGCTTCAAATCCGAGGGCCTGGGCATCAGCCTGTTCGAAGCCATCGACAACCGCGACCCGACCGCACTGATCGGCCTGCCGCTGATCGCCACCGCACGGCTGCTGCGCGAGGCCGGGTTCGAACTGCCCTGA
- a CDS encoding YceD family protein, whose product MSADLPGILDAWRMVATRRGLEGRVPLSSLTRLRNSLVDTEGEVRFALEFDSDALRVPYVELRIDAELPLTCQRSLQRFLYPVNIVQRLGLIRDEADEAALPEGYEPLLVPEDGQLRTVELVEDELILAVPVVPIMPGTEAVERDWPATEQAEEPERVNPFAALSALKKQSN is encoded by the coding sequence ATGTCAGCCGACCTGCCCGGGATTCTTGATGCATGGCGCATGGTGGCGACACGGCGCGGCCTGGAAGGGCGTGTGCCGTTGTCATCGCTGACGCGGCTGCGGAACAGTCTGGTCGACACCGAAGGTGAGGTTCGCTTTGCGCTCGAGTTCGACTCCGACGCGCTGCGGGTGCCTTATGTCGAACTGCGAATCGATGCCGAGCTGCCGCTGACCTGTCAGCGCAGCCTGCAGCGGTTCCTGTACCCGGTGAACATCGTGCAGCGCCTTGGCCTGATCCGTGATGAAGCGGACGAGGCGGCGCTGCCGGAAGGATACGAGCCGTTGCTGGTGCCGGAAGATGGCCAGCTGCGGACCGTCGAGCTGGTCGAGGACGAGTTGATCCTGGCCGTTCCGGTCGTGCCGATAATGCCCGGCACGGAGGCGGTGGAGCGCGACTGGCCGGCGACCGAGCAGGCCGAAGAGCCGGAGCGCGTGAACCCGTTCGCTGCGCTGTCGGCATTGAAGAAACAATCGAACTGA
- the rpmF gene encoding 50S ribosomal protein L32 — MAVQKSRVSPSKRGMRRSHDALSAKQLATDPTTGETHLRHHVTADGYYRGKKVIDTKSKVADEE; from the coding sequence ATGGCTGTTCAGAAGTCCCGCGTTTCCCCGTCCAAGCGTGGCATGCGCCGTTCGCACGATGCGCTGTCCGCAAAGCAGCTGGCGACCGACCCGACCACCGGCGAGACCCACCTGCGTCACCACGTCACCGCTGACGGTTACTACCGCGGCAAGAAGGTGATCGACACCAAGTCCAAGGTTGCTGACGAAGAGTAA
- a CDS encoding beta-ketoacyl-ACP synthase III, which translates to MTQQIYSRIAGTGSYLPEKVLTNDDLAKFIDTSDEWIAARTGIRERHVAAEGEFTSDLAYHASVRALEAAGVDAKDLDLIVVGTTTPDLIFPSTACLLQHRIGAGGCAAFDVNAACSGFIYALTVADKFIRSGAAKTVLVVGAETLTRMLDWSDRSTCVLFGDGAGAVVLKADTETGILSTHMHADGGKKELLWNPVGVSVGFKPDEPNAGVKVLMTGNEVFKHAVKALDSVVEETLEANGLDRHDIDWLIPHQANLRIIEATAKRLDMPMDRVIVTVDKHGNTSSGSVPLALDEAVRSGRVQRGQLVLLEAFGGGFTWGSALLRY; encoded by the coding sequence ATGACGCAACAGATTTATTCCCGCATCGCGGGAACCGGCAGCTACCTTCCCGAGAAGGTGCTGACCAACGACGACCTGGCCAAGTTCATCGACACGAGCGATGAATGGATTGCTGCGCGCACGGGCATCCGTGAGCGTCATGTCGCCGCCGAAGGCGAGTTCACCAGCGACCTGGCCTACCACGCCTCCGTGCGCGCACTGGAAGCGGCCGGCGTCGATGCCAAGGATCTCGACCTGATCGTGGTCGGCACGACCACGCCGGACCTGATTTTCCCCTCGACCGCCTGCCTGCTCCAGCACCGCATCGGTGCCGGCGGCTGCGCCGCGTTCGACGTCAACGCTGCCTGCTCGGGCTTCATCTACGCGCTGACGGTGGCCGACAAGTTCATCCGTTCCGGCGCCGCCAAGACGGTGCTGGTCGTCGGTGCCGAAACCCTGACCCGCATGCTCGACTGGAGCGATCGCTCCACCTGCGTGCTGTTCGGCGACGGCGCCGGTGCGGTCGTGCTCAAGGCCGACACCGAAACCGGCATCCTCAGCACGCACATGCACGCCGACGGCGGCAAGAAGGAATTGCTGTGGAATCCGGTGGGCGTCTCGGTCGGCTTCAAGCCCGACGAGCCCAATGCCGGCGTCAAGGTGCTGATGACCGGCAACGAGGTCTTCAAGCACGCGGTCAAGGCACTGGACTCGGTGGTCGAAGAAACGCTCGAGGCCAATGGTCTGGATCGCCACGACATCGACTGGCTGATTCCGCACCAGGCCAACCTGCGCATCATCGAAGCCACGGCCAAGCGCCTGGACATGCCGATGGACCGCGTGATCGTCACCGTCGACAAGCACGGCAACACGTCGTCGGGTTCGGTGCCGCTGGCGCTGGACGAGGCGGTGCGCTCCGGTCGCGTCCAGCGTGGTCAGCTGGTGCTGCTTGAGGCCTTCGGTGGCGGCTTCACCTGGGGCTCGGCGCTGCTGCGTTACTGA